The genomic region GGTTACCCTGGATATGTTATGGAAGCGGCCTCAAACCTTCCTGTAGATTGGATGGAACAAGAGAACGATTCTTTTGAGGACACAACTAAAATAATTTGCACTGCTGTGCCCATTTTCATGGAATTTGTAGACAATATTGGTACAGCTATTAAACAAAAAAAGATTGTTCAAGAAACATCCGTACCCATGCTAGGTGGGGAAGTTAGACTATTATCACCTGAATTCACTGAAAGAATATTTAATAATGGGATTGATAATGAAAAAGAAAACACAATGGCTATTGGCAATCTTATTCGAGATGAAGATATACAAATATACACAAGAATTGATGATTTGATTAAAGTGCATTTTGGATTGTTTGGGTTCACTGGTGTTGGAAAAAGCAATTTCTTAAGTAATTTCATTTCAAATATACTGGACAAATCCAATGAAACTTTAAAAATTCTTCTTTTCGATTTAATGGATGAGTATGCAGGTTTACTCATTGACAAATTACTAGATGATAGCATAAATTCCTGTATATTATGTGTTGGTGAGAAGTCTTTACCGGGACCTGTTTTGGAGTACTTAAAATATCGTGAAGAAGATAAACTCGATTTTGCAGTCGATTCCTTACTTAAAAATTTATTAGTACCTAAAGGATTAAAACCACATAAAAATCAATATCAAGATTCACTCAAAAAGTTACTAGTTCAAAATAAAATAAAGATCATTGAATCAAGTATGGAAAGGACGTATACTCAGTTTATGAGTGAAATTCATGATAAAATCTATGACCAATACACAAGCGACAAAATGGAATTTGCATTGAATAAAGCATTAAAACCTCCTTTGAAGAAATTTGGAGAAGAAAAGTTAAATGATGAAGTTGCAAGAAAAATAATTGTGTATCTGGAAGAAATCGCGAATTTAGATGAGAACAAATCCATAAAGGAAAGACTTGAAAGACTCATATACTTACTTGAAGAAATCGCTGAAAACAAAATAGAAGAAATAAATATAAACTCTAGAATTTCTCTTACTCAACTAGTTCATGATTTAAATAATGAAGATAAAAATAGCTTGTATATAGCAATATCACATGACCCTCATGCTTTGAGAAATTTTGCTAAAAAAATAGGATATTACATATATGAAAATAGGCGTGCAAATGGTAAAATTACACCAATCAATTCATTCATATTTGATGAAGCCGATGAGTTTATACCTCAAAGTGCAACTGGAAGCTATGCTGAATCCAGTCAAATTATAGAAACATTAGCAAGAAGAGGAAGAAAATTTGGAATTGGTATTGGAATAGCAACCCAAAGAATAACCTATCTAAATACAAATATCATGGGTCAACCACATACATATTTTATTAGCAAGCTTCCAAGAGACTCCGATAGAGAAAAAGTCGCAGAAGCTTTTGCTATGTCAAAAGAAATGCTTTCTCAGACGTTTAAGTTTAATAAAGGAAATTGGTTATTAGTTAGCCATGATGCTACCGGTCTTGATGCAGTACCAATACCAATCAAGACAGATAATGCAGAAGATAGGTTGAAGAAGTTCCTTGGTGTTGATGGTTATTGAGTTGGGAAGATGATAAAATATTTGTTCCTTTTTTTGTTTCCGATAGGCAGGCCTCTCTAAGAATACTCAGAGGACTGGATATTCCTAAAGAAAAAAAAATAGGAATTATGACCCATGCAAACACCAGTAATAACTTCAAAGAAGTAATTGCAAATTTCCCTTGTTCTGAAAATGAGTATTGCGAGATAATTGGCAAAGATTGTCCCCATAATAAAGACTTGAACAAGTGCAGTAAAGGAAAAAAATATGCACAAAAAATCATCACAATTTCCGATTCCGGGGTTTTCACAAAAGAAGGATGTATGTTTGATGATTATGAGCAGCTTTTTGAGCAATATGAAAAAATGAAAGTTCATTATGGAATAATGATCGATCACCTCAAAGACAAGGAAGAGACCCTAAAAAGCGCTAAATTGGCAATTGAAACATACAACAAAGAAAAGAGAACTTTCAAAATAATAGGAGTGGCACAGGGTAATTCACTAGATGAATATATAGAATGCTATCAAAAATTAAAAGAGATGGGATTTGAGTATGTTGCTGTTGGTGGCTTATTAGAGAAAAGAGAAAATACCGTTAGATATGTCAGAATTCGGGATGAAAGTTTTCTATATAATGTTCTCAAAGCAATTCGTAAAATTGATCCAGATGGATGGATTTTTGCACTCGGTAGCTATGCACAAAGTAGGCATTATAATTTTTTAGAGATTGGAGTTCAAGGAAGCGATTACAAAGGCTGGATATTCCAATATAAGAAAGAAAATAAAGATGCTGTCAAAGGAGACCTTGAAGCACGTAAATCCAGATTTAGACAGGTCAGAACCTATATTTTGGATAATATATTGAATAAAAGGCAGTCCTTTGGAATATGGCCTAAATTAATGATATTGCCTTGCTCTAAAAGAAAAGCAGATTTTGAAGATGAAATTCCTGCTATTGAAAGATATGAAGGTCAATATTTCAGAATAATCAAAAATTATATTGATGATTTTTCAAACTGCGATGGTTTTGACATAGCAATCTTGTCAGCAAAATATGGTCTTATAGAACCTATGGAAAAAATAGAAAATTATGACCTCAAAATGAATGATTCAATTGCCTTAGAATTAAACAAATCAGTCATTAAAAAACTTAAGGTAATGAACAAGAAAAAGCAATACAAAGAAGTTGCCATCAATCTTGGTGAAACTTATTTCAAAGCTATTAATGGCTACGAGAAGATATTTGGTGATAATACAGAACTCACTATTTTTGAGGGAAAAATTGGAAAAAGGCAACAACAAATGAAAAAGTGGCTTGACACAATTAAAATTAATTAATTTCAGATGGTAGTTTAAAGATATAACAATTGTTTTCAATATTGGACTTTTTCTTTTTGACTTTGTCTAAGTCTTCAGTAATATTGACTCGCTTAATAGGAATACTATAGACAACTTGGGTTTTAGGATGGTCCCTACAAAATAAATATAAACCTAATGTTTGAATTTTTGTACCTAAAGGTGAAATACATACATCCACATTCTTATATTGAGAAACGATTTCAATCAATTGATGATAAAAATCCACAGGGCTAAAAGAAGAGATAGTATGAATCTTATTGTTGCTTGTTCTGACTACACTATTTTTATTAAGCAACCCCCAATTGCATTTATAAACATTATCATAAAATAATTCATCTTCTTTTTTGTCCCCCTTGCTAGGCACACTAATAATAGGGAGGATAATATCACTAGAGAAATTTGATAAAAAAGAGATTGTACGATGGCCTTCATAACCAAGTATTAAAACTAATAATATTTCTGTAGTAAGGTCAGTTTCTCCTTCAAAACCGTCAACAACAACTATATCCTTTAATCCTATATCTAGTTCATCATCAGTTGGTATCCTCCAAGAATCTATTAAATAAAAAAATAAATTATGAGCACCATCAAATTCTTTAGCCAACATTAATATCCAATTTTTAGGAAATGTTGTAATATTTACTATAGTTTTACCATCAATCAAATCAAATTTCTGCTTTAGTGATTGATAATTAGTCAATTCTGTTTCAAATATATCATGTACTATATTATTTTCATTCAAGAAGGATTCCAACTCTTTTTTTTGTGATAACCACTTTTCAGTTAGTTCGTCACTCAAATACTTTGTTCCAAAGTTTATTAATAAAACAGTAGATATGTTGAAATTGATTAGAATTTGTTTCGTAGATTCCAATCCTCTTTCTTCATAACTTATTGCAGTAATTAGATAGTCAAAATGACAATTCAATCCTCTTCTTTTGTATTCATTTAACTTAATTGAAGTCCAAGAATTCATATTTCCCTCAGAACTCGAGTATATTCTTTTGATCAATGCCATCAATAACTTTTGACTTTGGATCAGTTATATCAAACCTTCTAGTTATTTTGTTTACAAATTCACTAGGGTCATCAAAAAGCTGATTAAAATCTTTACTATCTATTTCTTTAGGCCATCTTTGAGTAAGAGATAAATTAAATCGCGGACATAAAAGACGGGGAAACTTGAAAGACTCTCCTAAAACATAACCTGAACCTTGTGTCCCAGTTCGCTGGTTTAATGATATTTGTAGAAGTCTATAAGAAACTGCATCATCTAGCGCTCTTCTAGAAGTACTATTTAAGTATTCAATATTTTTTAGTTGAAAACTAGATACAGTACGACGCTCTTTACTTTGAGATTTTGTTAATATTTTCAAGAAGGTTATAGCAAAATTATCAATTAAAATTCTAACATTGTTTTTCCGAGGTTCCTTTGTATTAGAGTCAACACCAGAAATATTATCAATTTCATTATACAATATATTTGAGTGAATTTTAATAATTCTGTTTTGGATATTCGGAGGAACAATATCTAATTTGTTTCTATTATCAGTAGTATCAATTAACCATCTGTTTGACATGTACACCATGTCTTTACACAATTCTAAAAAATCTCTAATAATACCAGATGATAGTTTAGCTACGTCTTCAAACCCAGAATAGTCCTTGAAAAGTGCATTGAGATCATCATTTCCATTATTTACATCTTTATTTTTATGAGCTGGCAACAATTCTTCAATCGAATTTTCATAATTATAAGCAAGGAGTCGTCTATTTGCAATTTCTCGCACAAAACCTATATATTCTTTTGACGAGCCATCATAGTCAAATCTGTCTGTATTTACATAAACAAAGTCATGGTTTTCTTCTAAAACATCGTGACCAATACAATCATAGCTCATGCCTAATAGCTTAACTCCTATTTTATAGTGAAAATCTCTATCTTTTATCAAAGTGTTAACTATCTTTTGCTGTTTATCATCTAAATTATCATATTCATCCAACAGGATGTATAAATTTTTGTCATAAAACGGAGTAATATTAGATTTTAAGGCATCTTGAAGTTGATATAAAAAATCAGGAGGAAAACATATATTAGTATTAGATTTATCCCAATTGTCTGTTAATGAGTTTCTTAAATTACGGATACCTAGTTTTAAATATCTTAAATTTGATG from Methanolobus tindarius DSM 2278 harbors:
- a CDS encoding ATP-binding protein, coding for MPFKMKPGRLMLMEPDPRTSYKYTIWFDYTRNQMINIKEGDLVAVPNFNSTVDLTTYSILSITSTMPIHYALGGGGNDIKGYPGYVMEAASNLPVDWMEQENDSFEDTTKIICTAVPIFMEFVDNIGTAIKQKKIVQETSVPMLGGEVRLLSPEFTERIFNNGIDNEKENTMAIGNLIRDEDIQIYTRIDDLIKVHFGLFGFTGVGKSNFLSNFISNILDKSNETLKILLFDLMDEYAGLLIDKLLDDSINSCILCVGEKSLPGPVLEYLKYREEDKLDFAVDSLLKNLLVPKGLKPHKNQYQDSLKKLLVQNKIKIIESSMERTYTQFMSEIHDKIYDQYTSDKMEFALNKALKPPLKKFGEEKLNDEVARKIIVYLEEIANLDENKSIKERLERLIYLLEEIAENKIEEININSRISLTQLVHDLNNEDKNSLYIAISHDPHALRNFAKKIGYYIYENRRANGKITPINSFIFDEADEFIPQSATGSYAESSQIIETLARRGRKFGIGIGIATQRITYLNTNIMGQPHTYFISKLPRDSDREKVAEAFAMSKEMLSQTFKFNKGNWLLVSHDATGLDAVPIPIKTDNAEDRLKKFLGVDGY
- a CDS encoding DUF6884 domain-containing protein; translation: MSWEDDKIFVPFFVSDRQASLRILRGLDIPKEKKIGIMTHANTSNNFKEVIANFPCSENEYCEIIGKDCPHNKDLNKCSKGKKYAQKIITISDSGVFTKEGCMFDDYEQLFEQYEKMKVHYGIMIDHLKDKEETLKSAKLAIETYNKEKRTFKIIGVAQGNSLDEYIECYQKLKEMGFEYVAVGGLLEKRENTVRYVRIRDESFLYNVLKAIRKIDPDGWIFALGSYAQSRHYNFLEIGVQGSDYKGWIFQYKKENKDAVKGDLEARKSRFRQVRTYILDNILNKRQSFGIWPKLMILPCSKRKADFEDEIPAIERYEGQYFRIIKNYIDDFSNCDGFDIAILSAKYGLIEPMEKIENYDLKMNDSIALELNKSVIKKLKVMNKKKQYKEVAINLGETYFKAINGYEKIFGDNTELTIFEGKIGKRQQQMKKWLDTIKIN